In the genome of Malania oleifera isolate guangnan ecotype guangnan chromosome 5, ASM2987363v1, whole genome shotgun sequence, the window TGTAAGAAGGCATTAttgacatccatctgaaataaaggTCATCGTCGGGCAAAGGCAACAACCAAAAGGAGCGAACAGAGGTAATATGAGCAACAGGGgaaaatgtctcctcataatcaatgtcatattcCTAAGTAAAGTCATTtgccactaaacgagctttatgtctTACTTCAGAACCGTCAGAGTTTATTTTccgtttatacacccatttgttcccaactatAGTCTTACCAAGAGGCAGGTCAACTAGGTaccaagtatgagttttgtgaagtgcgtcaagttcttcagacatagctTGCTGCCAAACAGGAGCAGAACAAGCTTCGTGATAACTGCGAGGCTCGTGAAAggagtcaagagtagaaaaaaagtgataatcactaagataggtaggaggtgtCCTTACCCGACTAGAACGGACATCCAAATAAGAGGACTCAGGGGGAGTGGAAGCAATGGCATGATCATCAGATGGGCCAAGTTTGGCAAACGCGGAAGGATCACCTAATGAGTTGTCATGACTTGCATTAGAAGAGAAAGTGGGAGAGAGATCTATGGTAGGATCAGTGAAAATGGGAGAGTATGAGGGACAATCGGAAGAAAATGGAAAGATactagtgaacattttgtgttcccaaaactgaGCATGTCGAGTGACTCGAAGACACTTGGCTATGGGGTCGTAGCACCGATAtcccttgtgttcaatgccataaccaagaaaaCAACAAAGACGAGAGCGAGATTCAGGTTTGgtatgttcatgaggtgggagcaaaacaaaacaaacacaacCAAATACTTCGAGAAGGAGCCATGTTCGAAAAGGAGAAACTCTagattgtatattattattttacactATACAAGGGGCCATCCTTTTATAACTAAAGGAGGCAGACTACAAGGGGAACTTAGGGTAACTTAGGAAGATATGGTAACTTAGGAAGATATTGTATTTTCTCTGTGAGGATAGTTTTTTTcagaatatttttttgaattcaaTTAAAGTTATGTGTAATCAtctaatcaaaaaaaaaaaaaaaaaaatacgaataattgaatatgttagattactactttacctaaaagcttaagttgttaggttgtggggcaacaattaatatatatcaagttttaacactcccccacacgtgCAGCTCGACAGggcatggagagataaacacacaataactttTTAAATACTATAGAATAAATGTGGGCGATAAGACTAGAATCTAAGACCCCTTGGTAACTAATtctgataccatattagattactattttacctaaaagtttaaactgttaAGTTGTGAGccatatatcaagctttaatagaaTAGTTAAAAGGGTTTCAAATTCAAATTGAGTAAACAAAATCTATGTTGCTACCATTGCTTAATTCCCCTTACCATTTTAATTTGAATTCAATTTGGATGGGTTCTTTTGGTGGCAATGAATCTAACAAAGCAGTGACGCTCATGGGCCTCCTAGCTCCACCCTGTTCCTCCAATTTAAAGGTTGGCTTGCAGCTCTCGATCTTGAAACCCTTCAAGTAATGCCTCCAACATTTGAAACGGGAAGAAGAGCAGCAGCTTGTTTCCTTTTCTCTAATATCTTTTAGTTCTTCACATAAAACCTATACATGCATACACACAATATATAGAAACGAAAGAGTAGCATCATGTGTAAAAATATCCGGATGGTTAGAGCTTGAAAAACTTCATGTCAAATGCATCGGGTTCGTAAAACCTTAAAAGGGGATACGATATCGATTACCCGACAAAAATTAGAAATTAGGGGTCTAGCATTTGTTTTCTTCGTACGTTTAGGCGTCGTTTTAACTTATGATTTTGTTAGAtcccttttggaatttgaaaaatatgagggaaaggaaaggaaaatattgaGGAGTTCACGTCTTCATAATTGGTTgtcaagaaaaatgagaaagaaaatagaaaaaaatatacaaaaaatcatgaacaaaattttgattccacaaatgattaatatttgatttttttataaaaaatttttggtcatattaaaattaatttttattttaaatagtatttaatatagaaggaaaatataatgaaaaatgagttttcttcttcttttcctttcctttctccaaataaaattcttaatccaaatgAACCCTTAGGAAAATGAAAGTAaagaaaacatgatgaaaatttattttaatataattaaaaaaaatcaaatgttaatgatgtcagaaatcaagttttttttttttttttcattaaatttcttTATATTTCCTGTTTTCTCTTTTTACTTTCCTTAATAACAAAACATAAAGAGTAAATTCTttcctatatttttatttattaataattttaaaattccaaacaAACCTTTACGAATTTGCCATTGTCATCAATAGGTGGTCCTATGGTTGTGGACAGTAACTGAGGGCATGAACTCCAGAGCAAGCCATCCACACGAGCCACAAAATCTGAAAATGCATTCACGCTTTCTACTTCCAAGCTCTTCACATTCCTTACTATTGGAGAAGTTGAAATCTCCTTTCCCAATTCCTCCACATTGAACGTTATGTTCTGCACAAACAATGCCAATCACGAGACAAGAATTTCAACaagttaaaaaaaatcataatgaaTCTTCATGCCTATATTTTATGTAACAGTTACTTTTGGTTATACGGAACCGAAAAATGGTTAATCAAGTTTTCGGTACGATTTGGGTTGACTTTATTGCGATTTGGTTTCATTTTTCGATTGTTCATGCTCACCACTTAACCCCAACGACGCCGATACAAAAGTGAATTTGATCATGTGGATGAACCCTAGATAATTCCTCAAAATGAGAAATTATTGAGCGCCCATGACATGATATAATCCCGGGTGAGCTTATGGCATTCCTAATTTTTTAATCATTGTCAaattgaaatcttgaaaaaaaattacaaatttagGACAAAAACCAAACCGAAAAATGGTCaacaaattttttgatttttcaatttaattaattTGATTCAACTTTATGatttggttttgttttttcattttcttgCCCACCACTAATTTGTATACATCTATAGTTGCACATGCACTTACTTGAACGGCACCAATGCGAAGATCAATTTGATCATGTTGACGAAACCTAGAAAGGTAACTCCTCAAATTAAGAAACCATATAGTGGTAATGACACGATCGTAAGCGGGACATAATCCAAGACGAGCTTCTTGCACACTACTAGTAGTAGCTTGGTCAATTACGTGAAGGGATGATAAAGCTTCTTGGGCAAGATAATACTGAAACGAAAGCAAATTTGGAGCACTAATGAGCTCCACTTGATCTTCCTTAAACTCACGCAGTGTCAAGCTCCTTAACCAGGGGCTCCTTATCTTTAACTTCTTCAACCTAGATTCTTCTGAAGAACATAGATCCAAGGTCTCAATTCGAGGAAATCTATAATAAAACAACTCACTGAAGATTTCCTCCGTCAGATGTTCAGATTCTATTGTTAACTTCTTCATATTGAAACATGAAGAGGCATGCAACTCCCATGCACGTAGACACCCGCTTGCATAGTAAAGGCGCTCGGGATTGATATCGCCAATGATGTCAAGATGAACTTCCGCGGGCCCGAACCTCCTTCAGCCTCGGCAGACCAGCGAGTCGAAGCCGGTCGACCCCTCGGCATCTTAAGAAGATAAACTTCTCAATGAAGGAGCAGCCGAGGAAGAGATCTTCAAGAATGTGCTCTCCCCTTATGTAAACATGTATTAGTGACAACTCTTTGAGATGGGAAAATTTTACGTAGAAATTTTCTGATTCTAACTTCAAACCGTGTAATCTTAAAGCACTCAGCGATTGGATTTGGAATGCCGACGGAGGCACAGCGTGCAAGTCCGTAGGGTACAAATCTCCAGTGGAGTCTGCGGGAAACGAAATCTTTAGGGCTAACTCTTTCACGATGCAGTGTTTGGCGACGAGTCCGACCCAGCGGCTGAAAGTGTAGGAGAATTTGGGATGGAATCGAGTTATGCAGAGCTTGATTTTCTCAATTATGCTTTTCTGGTGCCATAATTTTTCCAAAGAAGTGTTTACGAAGTTCATGAATTTGTCAAGTCTCTGTTTCTGATCATCCAATGGCTCATCGTGATGTGATGCGAATGATGGAAATTGTTCATCCATTTGAAGATCGAACTGGAAAATCGGGACAGAAGAAACCCAAATGCGATTCCATGTCTTCGACAAAACACTGGTGATTGCTGCCTCTTTTGGAGGAAGGAAGAATAAGATGCGCGCCAAGATTGGATCTGGCAAACTTGAGATTCGATCCGTGAATCCATCCTTCTCTgcaatttaattatatatatgatcattAATACATATGAATATATATCATCGTAGTCATCATTTGCGCAATGAAAGAATGATGAATCTAAATAAATCAATTGAGAGTACGAAGAAACAAATTAAGATCATGGAAATGCAGggttaattttgatttttaatttctatttttcaaaatgtGATCTTGCTTTTTGATTTTTCAGGTTTGATGCATGTAgagaggctaaaaaaaaaaaaaaaccttttctcAATGTCATGTAAAAATCTTACTCTTCCATGGATCCTCCCAACGCAAAGCCATGAAAAATGTGTGCGCTTTGTGAGAATTAAGAATCATCCTCATTGCGAaaccttttgtttttgtttttgttttaaacattattttatataaattttagaaaactaaaaaagcAATCTTGTGAGCCATTAGAAACTCGTAAATAAAAAGAATTGTTTCACATTGAACCCCAAGAGGGTAGATTtgggtaaaaaaaattttttaataaaagaaaaggaaaataaaaagatatatttttgaaatattttttctgTATACCAAAcattgttaaaaataaaaatttgtttgtatttatagatgccatttaaaaaaaaaggtttttttttttttcgaaaacaCCATCATCTTCCCATTCCAATTACCTACATGTTATATAGGAAGGGATTGATGGATAGAAGGGAATGGAGTCGAATTTATCAATTGACTTCGTCGCAATTTTCGTTCAAAATTCATTTCCTTTTGTAAATCGAAATTGATATATTTTTACAAAGAACCTTCTCGTGCATAAAGTTCCCCTTTTGTGATTATCTCCTAAATCACGGGGAGTGTGTTTCCATGATTGATTGATGAACTTGAGAACAATTAAATCATAGGatatatttttttccaagatTTGAAATCATATATCGATGCTTCTCGCTTTCTAGGGTTTATAACCAAGTGTCTCTAATCTCTAGTCTCTAAATTTTATATTCTTTCTAATATCTAATTTCTAACTTctacatttcatatcaaatctcCAATATTATGAGATTGTGTTTAAAAACATAAATTATGggaaaaatttcctttttttaaatatatattataaaaactgatatgccctaaatatatcaacttataaaaggaagtcaaaatCTAGCAATCACTACCCAAGTCAAATCCTCTGATAAGAGTAATTAACTCTAATCcaataatgaagggagagatccacTATAaggacctacttaatttccatggtttttttttacactataacatttaacatgctctgataccataacattaacctaagcagtgagaaacAAAAAttacatagacataaccatatgtaaatatatatatatagtactagagtactaacatgtttcccaaaatatacacatatatctgtttcccaaaagtaccctcaactatactgggatatacaaaaatcctccacaaatatactcactatctactgatAGGACAGTACAatggcccctctatctacgagcctggtctgctcgcttacctggatcacctaaaaaatgattcaacactgagatgagtcaacgctcaataagacgaaatatgctattactagtgtgtggcaaatgagttacaatattatgaaaatatgttttcatataatcatgtataactgaatatgtaaatacagtacaagtgataaaatccaccaccctttccatgttgcttaacataacaatattgtaggttactattcaaaatacttctaatgtacataagtatgttccctatttttgtaaatctgtatatacgtaatagtaactgaaaactttccttgtggataactgtgtgtcatgatttaacccctcatgacaaggttgtgcggcctgtaggcgggatctacactggctggaccagtgtaaatcactatactccctcggtctgatctacccacctcaatccatatttgatggggagcctgtccacgtcaagggcctaggtgatcaacctattaccacgtattatctaaataggtggttgcacttataacataaaaatctgtagcaacggtaccgtactgtGTAACTGCATAGTcaaacagggtctgatactatataatgtatttctatatacaactatctggtttactatgattctgaaataatcgtaataaccatgatactgcataaactgtaatTGTACTacatatgtcatggtactgagaattgtataatcatagcactgataattgcataatcatagtactgacattcgtataatcatggtaccgaaattcgtaaaatcatggtactagaatttgtataatcatggtactaaaatccgtaaaaCATActtccgtactatattcatattctcaagccacaccatactttaatacatattatttataatttaataaattgtataatattttaaaattacctagcgtagcatatttcccttacctaactactagaaagcccctatggtatacaggcctaacacccgcagggcctcctacataacaccctgaaaataatgttttccagaacaaaatatcaatatttcttcgcctacatcctttcctataactgtcagaaagccaaaaatggactaaaagaccttaccctgaatttgggatgaaatccaacttcgtttccccaacgatctcCTCTGGCAGACTTATGGAGAACTttgccagaagcgtcgtggtggtttcggatggtcgatccagcgactgttggggccaaaatcgaagagagaagtgagaggggtcgtaggagagagaaagagagcgtgctaaaaatgtgataaaaatccgatTTCTCACTACTTATAGaaccaaattcgtcgacgagacacgtcacctcgtcaacgagtccttcagtaaattcgtcgacgaaccttacccttcgtcaatgaaattcagaataGCCCAAATccctttctcggtattttctcatcgatgagactggacctcgtcgatgagatcctgaagatcttcgtcaacgaaacctggaaattccttgaaattatattctccaaaatgcaatatcGTCGACAAACGctcctactgcctccttctgttcctgtttccatttctctctctcattattatttaaatactattattctttaggtcactaCATCCACGCTGGAGCTTTAAACCTTTGGAGTGATCCACGCCCTGGCGTCATAATGACATATCACCccaagggtcaaacctcgccactATAAAGAAGGGTGATGCAAACAAGTCAAGGTAAGTCATTTAACCCATTCTACTATTGCACTTAGCCTCTCCAgagcattcctcttacttaggcatcagagtgatcccccggagtacaccccgcaTCTTCCAAGTCTTTCTGTTTCCATCTTTTTTAGGCCACCGGAGATCGGGGAGCAGTCTTATTGGTCATCACCGATTTCATCCCGCAACAAGAACAAATTACAAGTGATGTGAGATCACATGACAAATGATGAGATGTCATGTCACTTGTGATTTGCTCTTTTGACGTTTTTTCTTGTGATGAATagtaaaattctaaaaatcataaatttaaaatttgaatccATGTGTGACTGCCTTCTATGAGTGGCGTGACCCCCAACTTTCTTACATTATATaggtatattatattatattatccACTCGAtccttaactaattaattaaggTTCTGTTtggtatagttttttttttttttttttttttttctgttctctttttttgtttctctatgatgaagaaacatattataatttttttaatgttgTGAGTTTTAAATTTCTGTTGCTGATTTTCAACtatttgccaaaaaattgaagattaaattttatggttttcagctattttgaaaacttgtttccaaaaattttaatatctagaaatggttttttgtattaaaatattcattttatacacttttaaattaaaatcaaaattaaatgatcacatgaatttaaatataattaaaaaagaaatatacataaatttcaaaaaaaataatattaatatagcCAATTACAAAATGCTTCTACTATCTTCAATTGTCATGTTCAATAAactttttattgtaaagtaaattttgaaagtagagaaattaagtaaaataattataataaatttatttttattataatattttttaaatagatattatttgtaattttattattttaatcttatttttataatattatttgatataaagaTGAAAAATAAGCGTTTTCGATTAAGTTTtcaatttgtattaattttataaatattaaccaaataggttgttgATTTCTAACTTTTagtctttatttttaatttttggttttcgttttcctaatttttgacagaAACACCAAACCAAATAATCCTGAATTAATTGATCAATTGGGTTCTTAATTTACTAATTCATGCATAAAATTAACccattcttttttctttctttttttttttaaaatatttgatctGTATGCATAGGCCTGGCAAAACAGGCGGGCGGGCcaggtttgggcgggtcactaacgggccgggtcataaacgggtcgatgttaaacggatcacacacatgtaaaccctaacccgcccgtttattaaacgggcagGTAACGGGtcacccatttaaaaatatataatttttttattctaaaatttcatataaaatgacatttttttaaaaaaaactacattttatttattaatttctaaataaaaagaaattaggGCAAACTGTAAGCAAACAAAGGCATTTAACATTTAGAGTGATGCCTAGTCTACAGAAATTATCAAACTAGAGCTCTCCAATCTTGTGAATGTCGACAAGAGCCAACCCTATAAAAGCCCCTTGACTAGAAATCCACAAAAAATATCAGAAAAACAACTTTATCCTGCAATAAATGTAGAGGTAGAAATTGATCCTCAAAAATTCTAGCTTCCCTCTCTTAAATGTGTAACAGATGCACAGATCAAAACTGCGAATGCACAGTACTCTGGTCGGCTGCCGGCTGGTCCTCTGCGCGCGTCTGTGGATCATTCGCAGGAGACGACGACTGGCAGCCTGATAGGTCCGGCACGTAGCAGCGCACCGGTCACCAGAGGAGAGGTAAGACTGCCGGACTGGAGAGGAGAGCTGGAGAGGATTGACTGAGAAtctgagagacagagagagt includes:
- the LOC131155078 gene encoding F-box/FBD/LRR-repeat protein At5g56420-like encodes the protein MRMILNSHKAHTFFMALRWEDPWKKKDGFTDRISSLPDPILARILFFLPPKEAAITSVLSKTWNRIWVSSVPIFQFDLQMDEQFPSFASHHDEPLDDQKQRLDKFMNFVNTSLEKLWHQKSIIEKIKLCITRFHPKFSYTFSRWVGLVAKHCIVKELALKISFPADSTGDLYPTDLHAVPPSAFQIQSLSALRLHGLKLESENFYVKFSHLKELSLIHVYIRGEHILEDLFLGCSFIEKFIFLRCRGVDRLRLAGLPRLKEVRARGSSS